A genome region from Sporosarcina sp. ANT_H38 includes the following:
- a CDS encoding response regulator transcription factor: MAKFTVLVADDDQDIRDGIEIYLKNEGYDVLKAADGKVALELLAENDIHLLILDIMMPNMDGITTTFKIREARNIPIIMLSAKAEDSDKIHGLSVGADDYVTKPFHPMELMARVKSQLRRYIQFGTYDGQKKVEIDGLVLDEDAKEITVDGDVVRLTPIEFKITELLMKNAGRVFSINEIYERVWNEAAYNAENIVAVHIRKIREKIEADPKNPRYVKVVWGIGYKIEK, translated from the coding sequence ATGGCGAAATTCACAGTGCTCGTAGCCGATGACGATCAGGATATCCGTGACGGGATTGAAATTTATTTGAAGAATGAAGGATACGATGTACTAAAGGCTGCGGATGGCAAAGTGGCGCTTGAGTTATTGGCAGAGAATGATATCCATCTCCTCATTCTCGACATTATGATGCCGAATATGGATGGTATTACAACGACATTCAAAATTCGAGAAGCGCGTAATATCCCGATTATCATGTTAAGTGCAAAAGCGGAGGACTCTGATAAAATTCACGGTTTGTCCGTTGGTGCCGATGATTATGTGACCAAACCGTTCCATCCAATGGAATTGATGGCACGGGTGAAGTCGCAATTACGTCGATATATTCAATTTGGTACATATGACGGTCAGAAAAAAGTAGAGATTGACGGACTTGTTCTTGATGAGGATGCAAAGGAAATAACGGTCGATGGTGATGTGGTGAGATTGACACCGATTGAATTCAAAATCACAGAATTACTGATGAAAAACGCGGGACGTGTGTTTTCCATCAATGAAATTTACGAACGTGTTTGGAACGAGGCGGCGTACAATGCTGAAAATATTGTCGCAGTTCATATTCGTAAAATCCGAGAAAAAATCGAAGCGGACCCAAAAAATCCGAGATATGTAAAGGTGGTGTGGGGCATTGGATACAAAATCGAAAAATGA
- the liaF gene encoding cell wall-active antibiotics response protein LiaF, with protein sequence MKRIDTNKITFWGLTFLLLIFVEAAFFHNGNIVFVLLGAGLIYYGLRKRSKLLFLPGLFFIAMALFTLWSLRMFIFIVIVYVLVRLWKGVPSEEIMRPLKDLQRETPNGIWKNKLFSVQSSPFSSYEWEDIHIQGLFGDIHIDVTDTVLPKGTSLISVRQGIGKIKIDLPYEIPVRIHYTTLIGDAKLFGIYRKRLINESLHMKDSYEGKSAESPELIITLSTWGGDVEVTRK encoded by the coding sequence ATGAAACGAATCGATACGAACAAAATCACATTTTGGGGACTTACTTTCCTGTTGCTCATTTTTGTTGAGGCGGCTTTCTTTCATAATGGTAATATCGTGTTCGTCCTTCTTGGTGCCGGACTTATTTATTACGGTTTGCGGAAACGATCGAAGCTGCTATTTTTACCAGGTCTGTTTTTTATCGCAATGGCGCTTTTCACATTATGGAGTTTACGGATGTTCATTTTCATCGTCATCGTCTATGTCCTCGTAAGATTATGGAAAGGCGTGCCATCGGAGGAAATTATGCGTCCTCTCAAAGATCTTCAGCGAGAAACGCCTAATGGAATATGGAAAAACAAATTATTTTCCGTCCAGTCATCTCCTTTTTCGTCGTATGAGTGGGAGGATATCCATATCCAAGGACTCTTTGGTGATATTCACATCGATGTCACGGATACGGTTCTACCAAAAGGGACTTCTTTAATTTCCGTTAGGCAAGGTATCGGAAAGATCAAGATTGACTTGCCTTATGAAATCCCTGTACGCATTCATTACACGACATTAATCGGTGATGCTAAACTGTTCGGTATTTACCGAAAACGGCTCATTAATGAGTCGCTCCATATGAAAGATAGTTATGAAGGGAAATCAGCTGAGTCCCCTGAACTTATCATTACACTTTCCACTTGGGGCGGAGATGTCGAGGTGACAAGAAAATGA
- a CDS encoding CPBP family intramembrane glutamic endopeptidase: MFKNQSGQVRAGWLILLAFVVMLIVQQLFTVPGILLLVFTEAPFSEGFSYLEMQTAFDAHPWIFLLMQGGGTAGGIVITLLLWRFLNKGSIKELGFRSSMKDLWFGLVLGALSITVIFITLMATGNVTLLNSLSKPHFSIFTVTFLVLYILVGIFEEMFFRGYVMSTMASRGNKKWVIYVASALIFSIAHSANPNVSILGLVNIALVGLLFAYMFDTTKSLWLPIGYHITWNYFQGNVFGFAVSGTAPNGIYSVEIVEGHDWLTGGAFGLEGGMLATLLILAGFFATNLYSKSKNSRKAQAPR, translated from the coding sequence ATGTTTAAAAACCAATCGGGTCAAGTAAGGGCTGGCTGGCTCATATTACTAGCTTTTGTCGTCATGTTGATTGTCCAACAGTTATTCACAGTTCCAGGGATTCTTCTATTAGTGTTCACTGAAGCACCTTTTAGTGAGGGATTTAGTTATCTCGAAATGCAAACTGCTTTTGATGCTCACCCATGGATTTTTCTTTTAATGCAAGGCGGTGGTACAGCCGGAGGAATAGTAATCACTCTTTTGCTATGGCGTTTTTTAAATAAGGGTTCCATTAAAGAGCTTGGCTTTAGAAGTTCTATGAAAGACTTGTGGTTTGGGCTTGTTCTTGGAGCGCTGTCGATTACCGTGATTTTCATTACATTGATGGCGACTGGCAATGTGACGCTCCTGAATTCATTGTCAAAACCTCATTTTTCAATATTCACGGTCACTTTTCTTGTTCTATATATTCTCGTTGGTATCTTCGAAGAGATGTTCTTTAGAGGTTATGTCATGTCCACCATGGCAAGCAGAGGGAATAAAAAGTGGGTTATTTATGTGGCGTCTGCTTTGATTTTCAGCATCGCACATAGTGCAAATCCAAATGTAAGTATTTTAGGATTAGTGAATATTGCACTGGTCGGGCTATTATTCGCCTATATGTTTGACACTACCAAAAGTCTGTGGCTGCCGATTGGTTATCATATTACATGGAACTACTTCCAAGGAAATGTCTTTGGATTTGCGGTAAGCGGTACTGCGCCAAACGGCATTTATAGTGTTGAAATAGTCGAGGGACATGATTGGTTGACAGGTGGAGCATTCGGCCTGGAAGGCGGAATGCTAGCAACGTTGCTAATCTTGGCTGGTTTTTTTGCTACAAATCTTTATTCCAAATCGAAAAACTCAAGAAAAGCGCAAGCACCTAGGTAG
- a CDS encoding YjcZ family sporulation protein — MGQYDGCAGGFGGNSLALIIVLFILLIIIGASFIC, encoded by the coding sequence ATGGGTCAATACGACGGATGCGCAGGCGGATTCGGAGGGAATTCACTTGCGTTAATTATTGTACTTTTCATCCTGTTGATTATTATTGGTGCTAGCTTTATTTGTTAG
- a CDS encoding SDR family NAD(P)-dependent oxidoreductase — protein MEMEKVTAIVTGGASGLGEATVRRIVNAGGKAAIFDRNEERGQAIASELGEENVLFLKTDVANAKAVEVNVSSVKELFGEITAVVNCAGVATPGKVLSRSGPMVLDQFEQVIRVNLIGTFNVIRVAAAAMQGNDPNEEGERGVIVNTASVAAFEGQIGQVAYSASKGGVVGMTLPIARELAAFGIRVMTIAPGLVETPLFDGLPEAARNSLSSMVPFPKRLGRPDEYAKLVESIFTNTLLNGEVIRLDGAIRMQPK, from the coding sequence GTGGAAATGGAAAAGGTAACTGCAATTGTAACAGGTGGAGCTTCCGGTCTTGGGGAGGCCACTGTAAGAAGGATAGTAAATGCCGGAGGAAAGGCAGCTATTTTCGACAGGAATGAAGAGCGTGGACAAGCAATTGCGAGCGAGCTTGGAGAAGAAAATGTTTTATTCCTAAAAACAGACGTTGCGAATGCAAAAGCAGTGGAAGTAAATGTATCTTCTGTAAAAGAGCTATTCGGAGAAATAACTGCCGTTGTCAATTGTGCAGGCGTTGCGACGCCAGGAAAAGTGTTGTCGCGAAGCGGTCCGATGGTGCTTGACCAGTTTGAACAAGTCATCCGGGTAAACTTGATAGGTACATTCAACGTGATTCGTGTAGCGGCAGCTGCTATGCAAGGCAATGATCCAAACGAAGAAGGGGAGCGCGGAGTTATTGTGAATACTGCATCAGTAGCTGCTTTTGAAGGACAAATTGGCCAGGTTGCATACAGTGCATCAAAGGGAGGCGTTGTTGGAATGACGTTACCAATTGCACGTGAACTAGCGGCATTCGGTATCCGTGTGATGACAATTGCACCGGGTCTTGTAGAGACACCGCTATTCGACGGACTGCCGGAAGCAGCGCGTAATTCACTTTCATCGATGGTACCGTTCCCGAAACGACTTGGACGACCGGACGAATATGCAAAGCTGGTTGAAAGTATATTTACTAATACACTGCTCAACGGTGAAGTAATCCGGCTGGATGGTGCGATTCGGATGCAACCGAAGTGA
- a CDS encoding DinB family protein, whose translation MIIIETMNQLKFARIYTLGLLVKSKAEAWDAQPTGFNNTIRWNAGHIFVTMETLVTKAVEGYEPVHSEWISLFVSGSGPTDWQGNAPSTDELIAALEAQPERIAKTLEGKLHNTLQEPMSIGPLHTMATVEAIVQFAVWHEGVHAGMINALNRLA comes from the coding sequence ATGATCATCATCGAAACAATGAATCAGTTGAAATTCGCTCGTATTTATACACTTGGACTTCTTGTAAAGTCAAAAGCAGAAGCTTGGGACGCACAACCAACAGGGTTCAATAACACGATACGTTGGAATGCGGGCCATATTTTTGTAACGATGGAAACACTTGTTACAAAAGCGGTGGAAGGTTATGAACCTGTCCATTCTGAATGGATTTCTCTCTTTGTGTCGGGGTCTGGACCTACTGATTGGCAAGGAAATGCTCCATCAACAGACGAGCTCATTGCGGCTTTAGAAGCGCAACCAGAGCGCATCGCTAAAACGCTCGAAGGTAAACTACACAATACATTACAAGAACCAATGTCAATTGGGCCCTTGCATACGATGGCAACAGTTGAGGCAATCGTTCAATTTGCGGTTTGGCATGAAGGTGTCCATGCAGGCATGATTAATGCATTGAACCGTTTGGCGTAA
- a CDS encoding response regulator transcription factor encodes MIKILLVDDHEMVRIGVSAYLQIQPDMEVIGEAVNGREAVGKALELRPDIILMDMVMPEMNGAEATAAIIKEWPEAKIVIVTSFLDDDKVYPALEAGATSYILKTSNAKRIAEAIRETLKGQTVLEPEVTTKMMQKMRAGNERQPHDELTERELEVLLQLAKGKTNQEIADDLFIALKTVKTHVSNLLSKLEVQDRTQAVIYAFKHELVK; translated from the coding sequence ATGATCAAGATCCTGTTAGTGGATGACCATGAAATGGTAAGAATCGGCGTTTCTGCCTATCTACAGATTCAGCCTGATATGGAAGTCATCGGTGAGGCGGTAAATGGGCGCGAAGCTGTAGGAAAAGCACTCGAGTTACGCCCAGATATTATTTTAATGGATATGGTCATGCCTGAAATGAACGGTGCCGAAGCAACTGCCGCTATTATTAAGGAGTGGCCGGAAGCAAAAATCGTTATCGTGACTAGTTTTCTAGACGATGACAAAGTATATCCGGCACTAGAAGCAGGCGCAACTAGCTACATATTAAAAACATCGAATGCGAAACGAATTGCGGAGGCCATCCGCGAAACGTTGAAAGGCCAAACGGTGTTGGAACCTGAAGTCACAACAAAAATGATGCAAAAAATGCGTGCAGGCAATGAACGGCAACCTCATGATGAGTTAACGGAACGTGAACTCGAAGTTTTGCTGCAGCTCGCAAAAGGAAAAACGAATCAGGAAATCGCGGATGATTTATTTATTGCACTGAAAACAGTGAAGACGCATGTCAGCAATCTATTATCTAAGCTGGAAGTGCAAGATCGCACACAAGCAGTCATTTATGCATTTAAACATGAATTAGTGAAATGA
- a CDS encoding HAMP domain-containing sensor histidine kinase, whose amino-acid sequence MKKKYGIQIVVWTSLAVLFLTALLSVTGGNVRYIGKSYVESNDFQWEMNNFYGNLTKAVLNPIDIEAEKKRITVTKSEIEEHRNYYGTLSEQIGNIETQYTQRITDAEAGKSEKLKETLIEERDAKIDDIRMNFESDAHVEAKIRGSKEKQLEEELQRRIQNTEENLHFPVVYELTDSQTGEKFTSGDIHVTTGYKETFSAEEGYFLAAPDRMDDFYYDSYSSEAYESGVSAFRDTVSTVTEETVSEHAQDNALESSQPQMVKKFEGTVVVPQSALQKGSLGINVDQYNQKQLSLYFLWMLGVLALAALLTVIRFNKVWVTTSYFVERYQRQKIDLKAALLLLSAGIVWVLVGNVVGRYVVFFTHYRLESGVLLGMTFVILMVFLWMIVFQLVLLVGRVKVRGALEQDIKESYSMRFLLAWKGMFLNRSIGVQMFLLLIGFFFAGIGLFGVLIQPILIMIYIPLVLFVGLPFLYIFVRRTAYLNRIMVATEAMANGRLFKEIAIEGKSPLAEHAKNLNNLREGVHNSMTEQAKSERLKTELITNVSHDLRTPLTSIITYTDLLKNEDLSKEERMKYVGILDKKSERLKTLIEDLFEVSKMASGNLELNKQRVDMTQLLQQALAEHEEEISKSGLDFRVNFPDSELVAYVDGKRWWRVLDNLIVNAIKYTLPGTRVYITLRKVGDSAEFVVKNVTKYELGENTDELYERFKRADTSRHTDGSGLGLAIAQSIVDLHNGNMKIEVDGDLFKVTVVVAAV is encoded by the coding sequence GTGAAAAAGAAATATGGTATACAAATTGTTGTGTGGACTTCATTAGCGGTATTATTTTTAACGGCATTGCTTTCAGTGACAGGTGGTAACGTGCGTTATATTGGCAAGAGCTATGTAGAGTCGAATGATTTTCAATGGGAAATGAATAACTTTTATGGAAATCTTACTAAAGCTGTTTTGAATCCGATTGATATAGAGGCGGAGAAAAAGCGGATTACAGTTACTAAATCCGAAATCGAAGAGCATCGTAATTACTATGGTACGCTTTCTGAACAGATTGGTAATATTGAAACGCAATATACGCAACGAATTACCGATGCGGAAGCAGGGAAAAGTGAAAAGCTGAAAGAGACATTGATAGAAGAGCGCGATGCGAAAATCGACGACATTCGGATGAACTTTGAATCGGATGCTCATGTAGAAGCAAAGATCCGTGGAAGTAAAGAGAAACAACTAGAAGAAGAATTGCAGCGACGCATTCAGAATACCGAGGAAAATCTTCATTTTCCTGTTGTTTATGAATTAACGGATAGTCAAACGGGAGAAAAGTTCACTTCAGGAGATATCCATGTTACGACGGGCTATAAAGAGACCTTCAGTGCGGAGGAAGGTTATTTCCTTGCGGCGCCTGATCGGATGGATGACTTTTATTATGATAGTTATTCGTCAGAGGCCTATGAAAGTGGGGTTTCGGCGTTCAGAGATACTGTTTCAACCGTAACGGAAGAGACTGTTTCAGAGCATGCACAAGACAACGCTTTGGAGTCTAGTCAGCCACAAATGGTGAAGAAATTTGAGGGGACTGTAGTTGTACCGCAAAGTGCATTGCAGAAAGGTTCTCTAGGTATAAATGTAGACCAATATAATCAAAAGCAGTTAAGTTTATATTTCCTTTGGATGCTTGGTGTACTTGCTTTAGCGGCTTTGTTGACGGTTATACGTTTCAATAAGGTATGGGTCACGACAAGCTATTTTGTAGAGAGATACCAACGGCAGAAGATTGACCTGAAAGCAGCATTGCTATTGCTTTCAGCCGGTATTGTTTGGGTTTTAGTGGGAAATGTTGTAGGGCGCTATGTCGTGTTTTTTACTCATTATAGATTAGAAAGCGGAGTCCTTCTTGGAATGACGTTTGTCATCTTAATGGTCTTCCTATGGATGATAGTATTCCAATTGGTCCTACTTGTCGGGCGTGTGAAGGTTAGGGGAGCGTTGGAGCAGGATATTAAAGAAAGTTACAGTATGAGGTTCTTACTTGCATGGAAAGGGATGTTCTTGAATCGATCCATTGGTGTTCAGATGTTTCTTCTATTAATTGGTTTTTTCTTTGCGGGTATCGGACTGTTTGGTGTTTTAATTCAACCTATATTAATAATGATTTACATTCCGCTGGTCCTATTTGTAGGATTGCCATTCCTCTATATTTTTGTGAGAAGAACAGCGTATTTGAACCGTATTATGGTCGCTACGGAAGCGATGGCAAATGGGCGATTGTTCAAAGAGATTGCTATTGAGGGGAAATCTCCACTTGCCGAACATGCTAAGAATTTGAATAATCTTCGTGAAGGCGTCCATAATTCTATGACTGAACAGGCGAAAAGTGAACGCTTGAAAACAGAATTGATTACAAATGTGAGCCATGATCTTCGGACGCCGTTGACATCAATTATTACGTACACGGATTTATTGAAGAACGAAGACCTTTCTAAGGAAGAACGTATGAAATATGTGGGTATACTCGATAAAAAATCAGAGCGTTTGAAGACGCTGATTGAGGATTTATTCGAAGTATCGAAAATGGCGAGTGGTAACTTGGAGCTTAACAAGCAACGTGTCGATATGACACAATTACTCCAGCAAGCTCTTGCAGAGCATGAAGAGGAGATTTCGAAATCAGGACTGGACTTTAGGGTGAATTTCCCTGATTCCGAACTTGTTGCCTATGTGGACGGGAAAAGATGGTGGCGCGTATTGGATAACTTGATTGTTAATGCTATCAAGTACACATTGCCGGGCACCCGAGTCTATATTACGCTTCGAAAAGTGGGCGATTCGGCCGAATTCGTCGTGAAAAATGTGACGAAGTATGAGCTCGGTGAAAATACGGATGAATTATATGAGCGCTTTAAACGTGCGGATACGTCACGCCATACAGATGGTTCGGGGCTTGGTCTTGCCATCGCACAATCCATTGTTGATTTGCATAATGGGAATATGAAAATCGAAGTTGATGGTGATTTGTTTAAAGTAACGGTCGTTGTGGCGGCGGTATAA
- a CDS encoding thiolase family protein: MKEVVIVGGVRTAVGRRKGSFSVYRPDELAAVVLEELMKRAGVHKEDVEDVILGCVTQSGEQGGNIARTAALIAGFPIHVPGVTIDRQCGSSQQAVHFASQAILSGDMDMVIAGGVESMSREPMMSNMRDAKPSAKLLEKHEIINQGLSAERIAEKWELSREELDRFSVESHQKAIRAINEGKFEEEIIPVEIRKEDGTTEMFSKDEGPRPESTTEVLAGLRTVFDEKGVITAGNASQMSDGASAVLLMSRDKADELGVKPIARIVARSVVGSDPTLMLTGPIEATRKVLEKAGLSIEDMDTYEVNEAFAPVPLAWLKETGADPAKLNPNGGAIALGHPLGATGTRLLVSMIHELKRTGGRYGLLAICEGMGMANATIIERI; this comes from the coding sequence ATGAAAGAGGTTGTTATTGTTGGAGGGGTGAGAACTGCGGTCGGCAGGAGAAAAGGGAGCTTTTCAGTCTACAGACCTGATGAACTTGCGGCTGTGGTACTTGAGGAACTTATGAAACGTGCGGGGGTACATAAAGAAGATGTGGAAGACGTCATTCTTGGTTGTGTTACCCAATCAGGTGAACAAGGCGGGAATATTGCTAGGACAGCAGCGCTCATCGCGGGATTCCCGATACATGTACCTGGTGTGACAATCGACCGGCAATGTGGATCGAGCCAACAGGCCGTCCATTTTGCGTCGCAAGCAATACTTTCGGGTGATATGGATATGGTCATTGCGGGCGGCGTTGAAAGCATGTCGCGTGAACCAATGATGTCGAATATGAGAGATGCAAAACCAAGTGCGAAACTGCTAGAAAAACATGAAATCATTAATCAAGGGCTTTCCGCCGAACGAATTGCTGAGAAGTGGGAACTGTCGCGGGAAGAACTTGATCGCTTTTCAGTGGAAAGTCACCAAAAGGCGATTCGCGCAATTAATGAAGGGAAATTTGAAGAAGAAATTATTCCCGTTGAAATCAGGAAAGAAGATGGTACAACCGAAATGTTTTCTAAAGATGAAGGACCTCGTCCCGAATCGACAACGGAAGTGTTGGCTGGATTACGAACTGTCTTTGATGAAAAGGGTGTGATTACAGCGGGTAATGCAAGTCAAATGAGTGATGGTGCGTCTGCGGTCCTTCTTATGTCTCGCGACAAAGCAGACGAACTCGGCGTGAAGCCAATCGCACGCATTGTTGCAAGATCCGTTGTCGGTTCTGATCCGACGTTAATGCTGACTGGTCCAATTGAAGCAACACGGAAAGTACTTGAAAAGGCTGGACTTTCAATAGAAGACATGGATACGTACGAAGTGAATGAAGCATTTGCACCAGTGCCGCTCGCCTGGCTGAAAGAAACGGGTGCTGATCCTGCGAAATTGAACCCGAACGGCGGTGCCATTGCGCTCGGTCATCCACTTGGAGCAACGGGCACGAGATTGTTGGTGTCGATGATTCACGAATTAAAACGGACTGGCGGACGTTACGGGCTACTCGCAATTTGCGAAGGAATGGGTATGGCGAACGCGACAATTATCGAACGTATTTGA
- a CDS encoding CPBP family intramembrane glutamic endopeptidase: MKNGLILSLFSIVFLLWIEQYLEVAYIWKTIAKAILFLLIPFIIFRKSGFSFLRFRRTDLKSMKIALCSGIAIMAIIMATFIILQPFIDIDALVADLTNAGVTATVFPFIALYILFGNSILEEFYFRGLLPNLIGKSRLRFILPSFLFAIYHIAIFLPWFSPALLALAVIGLWVGGIIFQLANEKGGTILPSWTIHMFADIGVLIIGVYIIYFY, encoded by the coding sequence ATGAAAAACGGACTCATTTTATCGTTATTTAGTATCGTCTTCCTACTTTGGATTGAACAATATTTAGAGGTTGCATACATATGGAAAACGATAGCGAAAGCGATTCTTTTCCTTCTTATCCCGTTCATTATATTTCGCAAGTCAGGATTTTCATTCTTACGCTTTCGTAGAACCGATCTAAAGAGCATGAAAATTGCCCTCTGTTCTGGGATTGCGATCATGGCGATTATCATGGCGACGTTCATCATTTTACAACCATTCATAGACATCGATGCACTTGTAGCTGATCTTACAAATGCTGGGGTAACGGCTACAGTATTTCCCTTCATTGCCCTCTATATCCTGTTCGGCAATTCAATATTGGAGGAGTTTTACTTCCGTGGTTTATTGCCAAATCTTATTGGAAAGTCACGGCTCCGATTTATTTTACCGTCATTCCTCTTCGCCATTTATCATATCGCTATTTTTCTGCCGTGGTTCAGTCCAGCTCTTCTCGCACTTGCCGTTATCGGACTCTGGGTGGGCGGGATTATCTTTCAACTTGCCAATGAAAAAGGCGGAACAATTTTGCCTTCTTGGACGATTCATATGTTTGCGGACATTGGCGTACTAATTATCGGAGTGTATATCATCTACTTCTATTGA
- a CDS encoding PspA/IM30 family protein, giving the protein MNSLWNRFKYSVQADLHTVLDKKESKNPIAMLNQYIREAEKQTDSIGKLLERQSKLKKELQKELAEAEKMADKRRSQLELAQTAGEEDLVAFAEEEIATYDTRAAVLSESVMETAYELISLERKFEEMKHKVTDMKVRQLQLMGKENVTRAHHRMDQVISPENADNKMASVGEMKKYIENLGGKIESEYETSSMERRLETLGKAEGADQVRQA; this is encoded by the coding sequence ATGAACTCACTTTGGAATAGATTTAAATACTCAGTACAAGCAGATCTTCACACGGTGCTCGATAAAAAAGAAAGCAAAAATCCAATTGCTATGTTGAATCAATACATCCGTGAAGCAGAAAAACAGACTGATTCAATTGGAAAATTGCTTGAACGTCAAAGCAAACTAAAAAAAGAACTACAGAAAGAATTGGCAGAAGCAGAAAAAATGGCAGACAAACGCCGTAGTCAACTCGAACTGGCACAAACGGCCGGCGAAGAAGACTTGGTCGCATTTGCCGAGGAAGAAATCGCTACCTACGATACACGTGCAGCGGTACTTTCGGAAAGTGTTATGGAAACGGCTTATGAATTAATTTCACTGGAGCGTAAATTCGAGGAAATGAAACATAAAGTAACAGACATGAAAGTGCGTCAGCTGCAATTAATGGGCAAAGAGAATGTGACACGTGCCCATCATCGTATGGACCAAGTCATCTCTCCAGAAAATGCAGACAACAAAATGGCGTCAGTCGGCGAAATGAAAAAGTATATCGAAAACCTTGGCGGGAAAATTGAAAGTGAGTACGAAACGTCATCTATGGAACGTCGACTCGAGACATTAGGAAAAGCGGAGGGTGCCGACCAGGTGCGACAGGCATAA
- a CDS encoding ABC transporter permease: MKKLGLAALGITAAIVALVNLGSLLALAFSALVAYAGFHYFRKSTSTISKLFWGGVLVIGLLTAIANVPAFIGIIALVGVLYAWRKWHGTENSNIINNATDDPFVNFERQWNEITK; the protein is encoded by the coding sequence ATGAAAAAACTAGGTCTTGCAGCACTCGGTATTACAGCGGCAATCGTTGCCCTTGTGAACCTCGGCTCACTACTCGCACTTGCATTTTCTGCATTAGTTGCATACGCGGGGTTCCATTATTTTAGAAAGAGCACTTCCACAATCTCGAAATTGTTCTGGGGAGGCGTACTTGTCATTGGCTTGTTAACAGCAATTGCAAATGTACCAGCATTCATCGGAATCATTGCTTTAGTGGGTGTTCTGTATGCTTGGCGTAAATGGCATGGTACAGAAAATAGTAACATCATCAATAACGCCACCGACGATCCTTTCGTAAACTTTGAACGTCAGTGGAATGAAATTACAAAATAA
- a CDS encoding sensor histidine kinase, whose product MKAVIGRGFVLSFLFSAISALYIYFLLDLPLEESWFAFYELQFADVPLGWWILNTILLLAWGIAIWTGFLGSSKEKAIEQRITGLIDTELETDSIAKFSPRMDRAIGTVSTVIHTQRKSLQRIIDERAEEQDKLIQERIIQERQRLARELHDSVSQQLFAASMLLSAITENNEDAIAQKPVLQVERIVQQAQLEMRALLLHLRPAALNNKSLAEGLEELLIELKEKMLFDIRFRLEEVTLSKGAEDHLFRIAQETLSNTLRHAQATEVDVLFVERDGLAIFRVQDNGVGFKDSDGKGGSYGLQNVKERAIEIGGTCKIVSVPSQGTIVEVKLPARKGDEPNDQDPVSG is encoded by the coding sequence ATGAAGGCAGTCATCGGACGTGGATTTGTTTTATCGTTTCTATTTAGCGCAATTTCAGCGTTGTACATCTATTTCCTTCTTGATTTGCCCTTAGAAGAAAGTTGGTTTGCGTTTTACGAATTGCAATTTGCGGATGTTCCTCTTGGCTGGTGGATTTTGAACACTATTCTCCTACTGGCTTGGGGCATCGCCATATGGACCGGTTTTTTAGGAAGTTCAAAAGAGAAAGCCATCGAGCAAAGGATAACAGGATTAATCGACACCGAGCTAGAAACCGATTCAATCGCGAAGTTCTCTCCTCGCATGGATCGGGCAATCGGTACGGTGTCAACTGTCATTCATACGCAGCGAAAAAGTCTGCAACGGATCATAGATGAGCGTGCGGAAGAGCAAGACAAACTTATCCAAGAACGAATTATACAAGAACGACAGCGGCTAGCGCGCGAGTTGCATGATTCCGTCTCCCAGCAACTGTTCGCCGCATCGATGCTATTATCTGCTATTACGGAAAATAACGAAGACGCTATAGCACAAAAACCGGTACTCCAAGTTGAAAGAATTGTCCAACAGGCACAACTGGAAATGCGCGCATTGCTCCTTCATTTGCGCCCGGCGGCATTGAATAACAAATCGCTTGCCGAAGGACTTGAAGAACTATTAATTGAATTAAAAGAAAAAATGCTGTTCGATATCCGATTTCGCTTGGAAGAAGTGACGCTATCTAAAGGGGCGGAAGATCATTTATTCCGAATCGCACAAGAAACACTATCCAACACATTGCGCCATGCTCAAGCCACAGAAGTCGATGTGCTATTCGTAGAACGAGACGGTCTGGCGATTTTCCGTGTGCAAGATAATGGTGTTGGATTCAAAGATAGTGACGGAAAAGGCGGCTCATATGGTCTGCAAAATGTAAAAGAACGTGCAATTGAAATCGGGGGAACATGCAAAATCGTTTCCGTTCCCTCACAAGGGACGATTGTGGAAGTGAAGTTGCCTGCGCGAAAAGGAGATGAACCTAATGATCAAGATCCTGTTAGTGGATGA